From Anopheles arabiensis isolate DONGOLA chromosome 3, AaraD3, whole genome shotgun sequence, a single genomic window includes:
- the LOC120902744 gene encoding hepatocyte growth factor-regulated tyrosine kinase substrate isoform X1 produces the protein MFRTSVFDKSLENATSNLNLEPDWQAILVICDTIRQGDVNAKYAVGALKKKMQSPNPITAMYALLTLESIVKNCGTPVHDEIANKANCELFQNLVNTTKHEEVRAKMLELIQAWAYAFRSTIKYRSIKDTMNILKTEGHKFPELKEADAMFSSDIAPDWVDGDVCHRCRSQFTFTVRKHHCRNCGQVFCAQCSSKNSTLPKFGIEKEVRVCDGCYAQLQRPTGTLVKKPTEEEDLPAEYLSSSLAQQAQGPARKTDEELREEEELQLALALSQSEAETKQQAQARRSATFHSKAPESPEPQTPQAQVKRSPSPAEEPPADPELARYLNRNYWEQRQVMESPASPSAPSPMPSPMPSLQPSLLMTKSAPEDAEIDEFSNMMKTQVEIFVNRMKSNSSRGRSISCDSAVQTLFMNVTSLHGRLLTFIKDMDDKRMWYEQLQDKLTQIKDSRAALDVLRQEHQEKLQRIAEEQERQRQLQMAQKLEIMRKKKQEYLQYQRQVALQRIQEQEREMQMRQEQQKAQYRMGTAFPFMGPGPAPGPQGSPVHVGGYPAPGYGPYGPMPPTNGTMPQYQPQPQQQQQQQPQPPQQMFSPQHAGQYVGMPGATAPGVDGQVPMQQGPMQAPPPGQPGIIPPGMNVMPGQVPPPGGMNMPPGHMPGAPMMGPPQQPQQQPPQQQQQPQQQLPPPPPQGHPTGLMGGNPMQPPNAADMQQQQQQQPGQLPPQVTMQMPPAPMAPGPDTAPVTAAPPPPAAVAPPAPQQAQPVAPKLEPETAELISFD, from the exons ATGTTTCGTACGTCCGTGTTTGACAAAAGTTTGG AAAATGCCACCAGTAATCTCAACCTGGAACCGGACTGGCAGGCGATTCTGGTCATCTGTGATACAATCCGGCAGGGTGATGTGAA CGCCAAGTATGCCGTTGGGGcgctgaagaagaagatgcaATCGCCGAACCCCATCACGGCCATGTACGCACTGCTGACGCTGGAAAGCATCGTGAAGAACTGCGGCACGCCGGTGCACGATGAGATCGCGAACAAGGCCAACTGTGAGCTGTTCCAGAATCTGGTCAACACCACCAAGCACGAGGAGGTGCGGGCGAAGATGCTCGAGCTGATACAGGCCTGGGCGTACGCGTTCCGGTCGACCATCAAGTATCGCTCGATAAAG GATACGATGAACATTTTGAAAACGGAGGGCCACAAATTCCCGGAGCTGAAGGAAGCCGACGCCATGTTCTCGTCCGACATCGCCCCGGACTGGGTGGACGGGGACGTGTGCCACCGCTGCCGGTCCCAGTTCACGTTCACGGTGCGCAAGCACCACTGCCGCAACTGTGGCCAGGTGTTCTGTGCCCAGTGCTCGTCGAAGAACAGCACGCTGCCCAAGTTTGGCATCGAGAAGGAGGTGCGCGTGTGCGACGGCTGCTATGCGCAGCTTCAGCGACCGACGGGCACGCTGGTGAAGAAACCGACCGAGGAGGAGGACCTGCCGGCCGAGTATCTGAGCAGCTCGCTGGCCCAGCAGGCACAGGGTCCCGCCCGCAAGACGGACGAGGAGCTGCGCGAAGAGGAGGAACTGCAGCTGGCCCTCGCGCTGAGCCAATCGGAGGCGGAAACGAAGCAGCAGGCGCAGGCTCGCCGATCGGCCACGTTCCACAGCAAGGCGCCGGAATCGCCGGAACCGCAAACGCCCCAGGCGCAGGTAAAGCGAAGCCCATCGCCCGCCGAGGAACCGCCGGCCGACCCCGAGCTGGCACGCTACCTGAACCGCAACTACTGGGAGCAGCGGCAGGTGATGGAATCGCCGGCCTCCCCATCGGCGCCGAGCCCGATGCCCAGCCCGATGCCGTCGCTGCAGCCGAGCCTGCTGATGACGAAGAGTGCGCCCGAGGACGCGGAGATCGACGAGTTCTCGAACATGATGAAAACGCAGGTGGAAATCTTTGTCAACCGGATGAAATCGAACTCGAGCCGCGGGAGGAGCATTTCGTGCGACAGCGCGGTGCAGACGCTGTTCATGAACGTGACCTCGCTGCACGGCCGGCTGCTCACGTTCATCAAGGACATGGACGACAAGCGCATGTGGTACGAGCAGCTGCAGGACAAGCTGACGCAGAtcaaggattcgcgcgccgcGCTGGACGTGCTGCGGCAGGAGCATCAGGAGAAGCTGCAGCGCATCGCGGAGGAGCAGGAACGGCAGCGCCAGCTGCAGATGGCCCAGAAGCTGGAGATTAtgcgcaagaagaagcaggagTATCTGCAGTACCAGCGGCAGGTGGCACTGCAGCGCATCCAGGAGCAGGAGCGCGAGATGCAGATGCGCCAGGAGCAGCAGAAGGCGCAGTATCGTATGGGGACGGCCTTCCCATTCATGGGACCAGGGCCAGCTCCGGGTCCGCAGGGATCGCCGGTCCATGTCGGTGGATATCCGGCCCCTGGGTACGGACCGTACGGACCGATGCCGCCAACGAACGGCACCATGCCACAGTATCAACCGcagccgcaacaacagcagcagcagcagccgcagccacCGCAGCAAATGTTTTCGCCCCAGCACGCCGGGCAGTATGTTGGAATGCCGGGTGCGACTGCACCGGGAGTGGACGGGCAGGTACCGATGCAGCAAGGACCGATGCAAGCACCACCCCCGGGCCAGCCAGGGATTATTCCACCGGGGATGAACGTGATGCCGGGGCAGGTTCCACCACCGGGCGGTATGAATATGCCGCCcggtcacatgccaggtgcaCCGATGATGGGACCACCTCAGCAACCTCAGCAGCAACcgccgcaacaacagcaacaaccgcAGCAAcaattaccaccaccaccaccccaggGTCATCCGACCGGGCTGATGGGCGGAAATCCGATGCAACCGCCGAACGCTGCCgatatgcagcagcagcagcaacagcaaccgggTCAACTTCCACCGCAGGTCACCATGCAGATGCCACCGGCGCCGATGGCACCTGGGCCGGATACTGCACCGGTTACGgctgctcctcctccacccgctgctgttgctccacCGGCTCCCCAGCAGGCACAACCGGTCGCTCCGAAACTCGAGCCAGAGACGGCGGAATTAATTAGCTTTGATTGA
- the LOC120902744 gene encoding hepatocyte growth factor-regulated tyrosine kinase substrate isoform X2, producing the protein MADTMNILKTEGHKFPELKEADAMFSSDIAPDWVDGDVCHRCRSQFTFTVRKHHCRNCGQVFCAQCSSKNSTLPKFGIEKEVRVCDGCYAQLQRPTGTLVKKPTEEEDLPAEYLSSSLAQQAQGPARKTDEELREEEELQLALALSQSEAETKQQAQARRSATFHSKAPESPEPQTPQAQVKRSPSPAEEPPADPELARYLNRNYWEQRQVMESPASPSAPSPMPSPMPSLQPSLLMTKSAPEDAEIDEFSNMMKTQVEIFVNRMKSNSSRGRSISCDSAVQTLFMNVTSLHGRLLTFIKDMDDKRMWYEQLQDKLTQIKDSRAALDVLRQEHQEKLQRIAEEQERQRQLQMAQKLEIMRKKKQEYLQYQRQVALQRIQEQEREMQMRQEQQKAQYRMGTAFPFMGPGPAPGPQGSPVHVGGYPAPGYGPYGPMPPTNGTMPQYQPQPQQQQQQQPQPPQQMFSPQHAGQYVGMPGATAPGVDGQVPMQQGPMQAPPPGQPGIIPPGMNVMPGQVPPPGGMNMPPGHMPGAPMMGPPQQPQQQPPQQQQQPQQQLPPPPPQGHPTGLMGGNPMQPPNAADMQQQQQQQPGQLPPQVTMQMPPAPMAPGPDTAPVTAAPPPPAAVAPPAPQQAQPVAPKLEPETAELISFD; encoded by the exons ATGGCG GATACGATGAACATTTTGAAAACGGAGGGCCACAAATTCCCGGAGCTGAAGGAAGCCGACGCCATGTTCTCGTCCGACATCGCCCCGGACTGGGTGGACGGGGACGTGTGCCACCGCTGCCGGTCCCAGTTCACGTTCACGGTGCGCAAGCACCACTGCCGCAACTGTGGCCAGGTGTTCTGTGCCCAGTGCTCGTCGAAGAACAGCACGCTGCCCAAGTTTGGCATCGAGAAGGAGGTGCGCGTGTGCGACGGCTGCTATGCGCAGCTTCAGCGACCGACGGGCACGCTGGTGAAGAAACCGACCGAGGAGGAGGACCTGCCGGCCGAGTATCTGAGCAGCTCGCTGGCCCAGCAGGCACAGGGTCCCGCCCGCAAGACGGACGAGGAGCTGCGCGAAGAGGAGGAACTGCAGCTGGCCCTCGCGCTGAGCCAATCGGAGGCGGAAACGAAGCAGCAGGCGCAGGCTCGCCGATCGGCCACGTTCCACAGCAAGGCGCCGGAATCGCCGGAACCGCAAACGCCCCAGGCGCAGGTAAAGCGAAGCCCATCGCCCGCCGAGGAACCGCCGGCCGACCCCGAGCTGGCACGCTACCTGAACCGCAACTACTGGGAGCAGCGGCAGGTGATGGAATCGCCGGCCTCCCCATCGGCGCCGAGCCCGATGCCCAGCCCGATGCCGTCGCTGCAGCCGAGCCTGCTGATGACGAAGAGTGCGCCCGAGGACGCGGAGATCGACGAGTTCTCGAACATGATGAAAACGCAGGTGGAAATCTTTGTCAACCGGATGAAATCGAACTCGAGCCGCGGGAGGAGCATTTCGTGCGACAGCGCGGTGCAGACGCTGTTCATGAACGTGACCTCGCTGCACGGCCGGCTGCTCACGTTCATCAAGGACATGGACGACAAGCGCATGTGGTACGAGCAGCTGCAGGACAAGCTGACGCAGAtcaaggattcgcgcgccgcGCTGGACGTGCTGCGGCAGGAGCATCAGGAGAAGCTGCAGCGCATCGCGGAGGAGCAGGAACGGCAGCGCCAGCTGCAGATGGCCCAGAAGCTGGAGATTAtgcgcaagaagaagcaggagTATCTGCAGTACCAGCGGCAGGTGGCACTGCAGCGCATCCAGGAGCAGGAGCGCGAGATGCAGATGCGCCAGGAGCAGCAGAAGGCGCAGTATCGTATGGGGACGGCCTTCCCATTCATGGGACCAGGGCCAGCTCCGGGTCCGCAGGGATCGCCGGTCCATGTCGGTGGATATCCGGCCCCTGGGTACGGACCGTACGGACCGATGCCGCCAACGAACGGCACCATGCCACAGTATCAACCGcagccgcaacaacagcagcagcagcagccgcagccacCGCAGCAAATGTTTTCGCCCCAGCACGCCGGGCAGTATGTTGGAATGCCGGGTGCGACTGCACCGGGAGTGGACGGGCAGGTACCGATGCAGCAAGGACCGATGCAAGCACCACCCCCGGGCCAGCCAGGGATTATTCCACCGGGGATGAACGTGATGCCGGGGCAGGTTCCACCACCGGGCGGTATGAATATGCCGCCcggtcacatgccaggtgcaCCGATGATGGGACCACCTCAGCAACCTCAGCAGCAACcgccgcaacaacagcaacaaccgcAGCAAcaattaccaccaccaccaccccaggGTCATCCGACCGGGCTGATGGGCGGAAATCCGATGCAACCGCCGAACGCTGCCgatatgcagcagcagcagcaacagcaaccgggTCAACTTCCACCGCAGGTCACCATGCAGATGCCACCGGCGCCGATGGCACCTGGGCCGGATACTGCACCGGTTACGgctgctcctcctccacccgctgctgttgctccacCGGCTCCCCAGCAGGCACAACCGGTCGCTCCGAAACTCGAGCCAGAGACGGCGGAATTAATTAGCTTTGATTGA